One stretch of Spartobacteria bacterium DNA includes these proteins:
- a CDS encoding anti-sigma factor antagonist has translation MAVTFEKNENVGVVKVTESLTAATADQFRDRFVNWMQAEPDVKNYVIDLEGVGVMDSAGLGALMVALKRVTEHGGDLRVACLQKKPRMVFEITRAYKVFEIFDTLEDAVEASR, from the coding sequence ATGGCTGTTACTTTTGAAAAAAATGAAAATGTCGGGGTGGTCAAGGTTACAGAATCATTGACTGCTGCGACGGCAGATCAGTTTAGAGATCGTTTTGTAAACTGGATGCAGGCAGAGCCGGACGTAAAGAATTACGTGATTGATCTGGAAGGTGTCGGCGTCATGGACAGTGCCGGCCTCGGAGCACTTATGGTTGCACTGAAACGGGTTACTGAGCATGGTGGCGATTTGCGTGTCGCGTGTCTGCAGAAGAAGCCGCGCATGGTTTTTGAAATAACCCGTGCCTATAAGGTTTTTGAAATCTTTGATACATTGGAAGATGCTGTTGAGGCCAGTCGTTAA